The nucleotide window TCCGGAGTACTCCGGGCGTCACGAGTTTTGTGGGCAGTAGCGCGAAGCCAGTTCCCCTTCAGGAACGGGAAGTCCGGAAGATCTTCCGTCGCGCGGCCAGCAAGCAGAAGGTTCAGATCGATCTGCACGCCGGCGAGCACGTGAAGGTCATCTCGGGCCCCTTCGCCGACTTCAGCGGGGAGATTATCGAGATCAATCCGGAACGCGGCAAGTTGAAGGTGTCTGTCTCCATCTTCGGTCGTGCCACTCCCGTTGAGTTGGAATTCGCGCAGGTCGCCAAAGTTTGAGTGCCAGGCCCCTCGGGGGGCCCCGGCATCACGCGTCGCTTCACCCTGTGTGAACAAGACGCACCCGTCAATCCCGCACAAACCCTCCTGTCGTGAGTGGCGCGTGCAAAGGTACCAGGAGCACCCACCCCCATGGCTAAGAAAGCAACCGGCTTCATCAAACTCCAGTTGCCGGCCGGCAAAGCCAACCCCGCGCCCCCTGTCGGGCCTGCGCTGGGTCAGCATGGCGTCAACATCATGGAGTTCTGCAAGGCCTACAATGCCGCGACAGCGGAAAAGGCCGGCACGATCATTCCCGTTGAGATCACGGTCTACGAGGATCGCTCGTTCAC belongs to Candidatus Sericytochromatia bacterium and includes:
- the nusG gene encoding transcription termination/antitermination protein NusG; translated protein: MAKKWYVINTYSGYEDKVKENLLRRVETMNLTDRVFHVEVPEETVVEIKDGKRVEKPRKVFPGYVLVEMDLDEESWHVVRSTPGVTSFVGSSAKPVPLQEREVRKIFRRAASKQKVQIDLHAGEHVKVISGPFADFSGEIIEINPERGKLKVSVSIFGRATPVELEFAQVAKV